The bacterium genomic interval CAATCGAGCTCATCGACGTGTTGTGGTTGCGCGGGAACACAATTGTCGCGGCTTTTGAAGTCGAAAGCACCACGAGCGTCTATTCGGGATTATTGCGGATGAGCGACCTTCTCGCGCTTCAACCAAATTTGGACATTCGGCTTTTTATCGTTGCTCCCGATGACAGGCGATCAAAGGTCGAACAGGAAATATTGCGCCCTACGTTCAAGTTGCGCGAAAAGCCGCTCAACGAAATTTGCGGGTTTCTGCCGTTCGACGCGTTCAAGGAAAAGGTGGACGCGATCGCCACACACGGCTTGGCGTCATCGTTGAAACCAGACTTTCTGGAAACCTTCGCGGAATACTTTCGGGAAGAGTAGCGGTCACGAAAAACCGCGACGACGCGAGGGGCGCGAAGCAATAGGGGGACGGCATGACCGAGGATGAATTTCGAAAACGCACGCGCGAAATCGGCATGGAGTGGGCACTCTCGCAATATAAACTTGCGGAGAAGCAGCAATTCAAATGCGCGTACTGTGGTCGCCGGTTGCTTGACACCTACGACGACTATCATGCGTGGGAAGTGGATCACGTCATCCCGACAATCGAAGACCGCGACAACGAAGAAAATCTCGTTGTCGCGTGTAACACTTGCAATTTTATCAAACACCGATGGATACCCGCCGGTTGGCAAGACCTTTCGCCAGCGGAACGCGTCGCGCTCGCGCGCGCAGAGGTAAAACGACGACGCGAGGAACGCACAGAGCGGCTCACGCGCTTAAAGGAATTTTTTCTCGAATACGAAAAGCAGCGGCAAATATAAAGGAGGAACGCGATGAACACCGAAGACTCTCTCACCGATCTTCTCGCGGGCGGGGCGTGCCTTTACGTCGTCATCGGGCTAGTCGTCACGGCTCTTTGGATCGCGATTCCGTTCATCCTCATGTCGATGAACACGCACCTTCGCGAGTCCAAGGAACTGCTCAACCGCATCGCCGCCGCGCAAGGTGCGAAGCCGCTCAACGCGTGGGCGCGCCTCAACAAGTGGACGCCACCGGCGCCGGCCTCCGAACCGCCGAACCGTTGACGCCGGTCGGGCTTTGCGGGAACGATCCGCCATGAACGAGCAACCGCCGAAAACGCCCGCGCCGAAAAGCGACACGCGCGCGCGGTATTTCGCGTGGGCGTCGCTGGCGTTTGCGATCGCGTCCTGGGTTCTGAGCGCGGCCGTGGTCGTTGGGCTCGACGTTGTGGCCGTCGTGTTGGGAATCGTGGCCTTGCAGGCGGCCGATGCGGCGTCCGTCCCCATACGAAGAATCGCCAAGGCGGGCCTTTTCGCCGGCGGCGCGAAGCTGCTGTTTGTCGCCGGAACATTCGCCTGGGTTTTCATCGCGTTCATGATAAACCCCGTCGCGCACTGAGCGACAACGGCGACCGCCCCCAGGGGCACGCGGTAAATCCTGACTCCGTAATGCGTGCGCGCGCGATTTTGATTGCGTGCGAAAAAACTCGGGCACGTTTAACGTGGCACGTCGCCGATTTTGACGAACGCGGTTCGCGACAACCGCCTGCAAATGATTGACGGGACGATGCGCCTTTTCCTCGCCATTTTTGCCCTGCTTCTCGCGGCCTTTGGCGTGCTGCATCTTTTTGCGCGGCGCACCGGCGGCGCCGCGGCCGACGCGCATTACGACCGGCGCGATCCGACGTATTACGCGCTTGCGATCGCGTTGGGCGCGTTTGTCGCCGCGGCAGCAGCCGAGGCGATCTCGCGCGGCGTCATCGAGCCAAGTGCGCGCGTGTGGATCGGCCGCGCGCTCGTCGTCGCGGCGGTGCCGTGGACGCTCTGGTGCCGGCGGGAGATCGGCGCGAACTACACCTCCACCGCGCGCAACCTCGATCCGAAACAGACGCTCGTCGCGAGCGGGCCGTACCGGCTCCTGCGTCACCCGATCTACGCGGGCAACGCGGCGACGGTCACCGGTCTCGCGCTTGCGCTCGACGTGCGCTGGGCGTGGATCGCGGTGGGTGCGTTTCTCGCGTTGGTGGCTTGGCGCGTACGGGTCGAGAACGCGTTTCTGGCGGAGAAGTTTGGAGGTTTAACGAAACGGGCGTTGCGTGTTGACGAGGAACCGCCCGCTCCCTAACTGTCGCGGATCTGATACGTACCGCGCGTCCGTGCAAAATCGCCGCGGCGCGACGACCTCTTTCCTATTTCCTGTTTCCTGCTTCCTGTTTCCTCATCACGGCACGTCCGTCGTGCACCCCGTCGCCGCCTGCAAAAACGCCTCGTCGTCCGCGGTTAGCGTGCCGTCGCCGTCGGTATCGGCGCCGTCGCAATAGGCGTTGTCGGATGTGCACGCGGCGCCGTCGCCGTAGGCGAGCCAGGCGTCCGCAAAAAACGACGCGTCCGTTGCGTCCACCGCGCCGGATTCGTCGATGTCGGCCGCCACACAACCGAGCGCGGCCCACGTGCAGTCCAGGGTTTCCGGGCTGTTCACGCACAGGGCCGCGTCGTGCCACACGCTCATGGCGTCCAGGCTGAACCACACGTGCCGCGGGTTTTCGGTCGGCTGCCATTCGCCGTCCGTGCCGATCGCCTCGTAGCCGTCGCCCGCGCGCCGCACGGGATAGGTGTAGCCGAAGCGATCGCGATAGCGGTCGATGCGCCACGGCGCGCGGTTCGCCAACTGTGTCAGGCGCGCTTCGACCTGCGCCGCGATCTGATCGTCGGTGATGAGCGCCCAATCCGCCGTGTCGGGCATCGCGAGAAAGTTTTCGAGATACACGAGCTTGGCGTCGCCGCGCGCGAAGTCGTCGAAATATTCGAGCGGCGAATCGATGCCGAACATCCGCGCGTACAGCGCGCCGCGATAGAGCATCTCGTTCGTCGCGGCGATGAGGTCCGCGATCGCCTCCAGATCAGCGGCGCCGCTCGCGGTGACGCGCGTCGTGACGCCGTAGACCAGCCGCGCGACGATCTTCTGGAGCTCGATGAAATTCCACAGCGTGTCGCGCGCGTGGTCGAGCAACTCGTCCTCGCCGGCGGTATCGGCGTAATAGCAAAGCGCGACGGCGCCGAGCATCAGCTCCGCGAAGTCGTCCATCATGCTACCGAGCA includes:
- a CDS encoding HNH endonuclease, coding for MTEDEFRKRTREIGMEWALSQYKLAEKQQFKCAYCGRRLLDTYDDYHAWEVDHVIPTIEDRDNEENLVVACNTCNFIKHRWIPAGWQDLSPAERVALARAEVKRRREERTERLTRLKEFFLEYEKQRQI